In the genome of Carassius carassius chromosome 47, fCarCar2.1, whole genome shotgun sequence, one region contains:
- the rpl37 gene encoding 60S ribosomal protein L37 has protein sequence MTKGTSSFGKRHNKTHTLCRRCGSKAYHLQKSTCGKCGYPAKRKRKYNWSVKAKRRSTTGTGRMRHMKVVFRRFRNGFREGTVPKPRRAAVAASSSS, from the exons ATG ACGAAGGGTACGTCATCTTTCGGTAAGCGTCATAACAAGACGCACACTCTGTGCCGCCGTTGTGGATCCAAGGCGTATCATCTGCAGAAGTCCACCTGTGGAAAGTGTGGGTACCCTGCCAAGCGCAAGAGAAAGT acaACTGGAGCGTTAAGGCCAAGAGGCGCAGCACCACAGGAACCGGCCGCATGAGACACATGAAGGTTGTTTTCCGCAGGTTCAG AAATGGATTCCGTGAGGGAACCGTGCCCAAGCCCCGCCGGGCAGCAGTGGCTGCATCCAGCTCCTCATAa
- the LOC132130602 gene encoding alpha-2,8-sialyltransferase 8E-like isoform X1 — translation MGYSDPTANRDLLGNRSLCFIFICAFGLVTLLQQILYGKNYIKSGQHFSRLKGEEVGNWSGLISYPDDGGMKPARNGRKRCVRQNFQHSETQSSVVITPCLADIKKKKKEKKRYLERPDGSLEFNSTSCKELRQEITDVKVLTMVKTSELFERWRNLQVCKWEQNKEEADNFKTSLSRCCNAPSFLFTTKRNTPSGTKLRYEVDTSGILHISPEVFKMFPDDMPYSKSQFKKCAVIGNGGIIKNSKCGREIDAADFVFRCNIPPISDMYSEDVGSKTDLVTVNPSIITERFQKLEKWRKPFYDVLRNYENSSVVLPAFYNTRNTDVSFRVKYMLDDFESDRGVFFFHPQYLLNVQRFWAVQGVRAKRLSSGLMLVTAAMELCEQVHLYGFWAFPMNPSGIFITHHYYDNVKPRPGFHAMPHEIFNFMHMHARGIVHVHTGPCR, via the exons ATGGGCTACTCAGATCCGACAGCTAATAGAGATCTGTTAGGAAACAGATccttgtgttttattttcatatgtgCTTTTGGACTGGTCACCTTATTGCAGCAAATCCTCTATGGCAAGAACTACATTAAAAG TGGGCAACATTTTTCCCGCCTCAAAGGAGAGGAGGTGGGCAACTGGAGCGGGCTCATTAGTTACCCCGATGATGGAGGGATGAAGCCGGCCAGAAATGGGAGGAAAAG ATGTGTCCGTCAGAATTTTCAGCATTCTGAGACTCAGAGCTCCGTAGTTATCACGCCCTGCCTAGCTGatattaagaagaaaaaaaaagaaaagaaaag GTATCTGGAACGCCCCGATGGCTCTCTGGAGTTCAACTCCACTTCCTGCAAGGAACTACGGCAGGAAATCACAGATGTGAAAGTACTGACCAT GGTGAAGACTTCAGAGCTGTTTGAGCGATGGAGGAACCTGCAGGTGTGTAAGTGGGAGCAAAACAAGGAGGAGGCGGATAACTTCAA AACGTCTCTGTCACGTTGCTGCAATGCCCCCTCCTTCCTGTTTACCACAAAGAGAAACACTCCCTCGGGCACCAAACTGCGTTATGAGGTGGATACGAGTGGAATCTTGCACATCAGCCCGGAGGTCTTTAAAATGTTCCCTGAT GACATGCCCTATTCCAAATCCCAGTTTAAGAAATGTGCCGTCATCGGGAACGGGGGCATCATCAAAAACAGCAAATGTGGACGAGAGATTGATGCAGCTGACTTTGTCTTCCG ATGTAATATTCCTCCCATCTCAGATATGTACAGTGAAGATGTGGGATCTAAGACTGACCTTGTTACAGTAAATCCCAGCATTATAActgagag GTTTCAAAAGTTGGAGAAATGGAGAAAGCCATTTTACGACGTTCTGCGGAACTACGAGAACTCCTCTGTGGTTTTGCCAGCGTTCTATAACACAAGGAACACAGACGTGTCGTTCCGCGTGAAGTACATGCTGGATGACTTCGAGTCGGACCGCGGCGTGTTCTTCTTCCACCCTCAGTATCTACTGAACGTGCAGCGCTTCTGGGCCGTGCAGGGCGTCCGCGCCAAACGCCTCAGCAGCGGACTGATGCTGGTCACCGCAGCCATGGAGTTATGTGAACAAGTGCATCTCTATGGCTTCTGGGCATTTCCCATGAACCCCTCCGGAATCTTCATAACACACCATTACTATGACAACGTCAAGCCCCGCCCCGGATTCCACGCCATGCCACATGAGATCTTCAACTTCATGCACATGCACGCTCGCGGCATCGTGCACGTGCACACGGGCCCCTGCAGGTGA
- the LOC132130602 gene encoding alpha-2,8-sialyltransferase 8E-like isoform X2 — MGYSDPTANRDLLGNRSLCFIFICAFGLVTLLQQILYGKNYIKSGQHFSRLKGEEVGNWSGLISYPDDGGMKPARNGRKRYLERPDGSLEFNSTSCKELRQEITDVKVLTMVKTSELFERWRNLQVCKWEQNKEEADNFKTSLSRCCNAPSFLFTTKRNTPSGTKLRYEVDTSGILHISPEVFKMFPDDMPYSKSQFKKCAVIGNGGIIKNSKCGREIDAADFVFRCNIPPISDMYSEDVGSKTDLVTVNPSIITERFQKLEKWRKPFYDVLRNYENSSVVLPAFYNTRNTDVSFRVKYMLDDFESDRGVFFFHPQYLLNVQRFWAVQGVRAKRLSSGLMLVTAAMELCEQVHLYGFWAFPMNPSGIFITHHYYDNVKPRPGFHAMPHEIFNFMHMHARGIVHVHTGPCR, encoded by the exons ATGGGCTACTCAGATCCGACAGCTAATAGAGATCTGTTAGGAAACAGATccttgtgttttattttcatatgtgCTTTTGGACTGGTCACCTTATTGCAGCAAATCCTCTATGGCAAGAACTACATTAAAAG TGGGCAACATTTTTCCCGCCTCAAAGGAGAGGAGGTGGGCAACTGGAGCGGGCTCATTAGTTACCCCGATGATGGAGGGATGAAGCCGGCCAGAAATGGGAGGAAAAG GTATCTGGAACGCCCCGATGGCTCTCTGGAGTTCAACTCCACTTCCTGCAAGGAACTACGGCAGGAAATCACAGATGTGAAAGTACTGACCAT GGTGAAGACTTCAGAGCTGTTTGAGCGATGGAGGAACCTGCAGGTGTGTAAGTGGGAGCAAAACAAGGAGGAGGCGGATAACTTCAA AACGTCTCTGTCACGTTGCTGCAATGCCCCCTCCTTCCTGTTTACCACAAAGAGAAACACTCCCTCGGGCACCAAACTGCGTTATGAGGTGGATACGAGTGGAATCTTGCACATCAGCCCGGAGGTCTTTAAAATGTTCCCTGAT GACATGCCCTATTCCAAATCCCAGTTTAAGAAATGTGCCGTCATCGGGAACGGGGGCATCATCAAAAACAGCAAATGTGGACGAGAGATTGATGCAGCTGACTTTGTCTTCCG ATGTAATATTCCTCCCATCTCAGATATGTACAGTGAAGATGTGGGATCTAAGACTGACCTTGTTACAGTAAATCCCAGCATTATAActgagag GTTTCAAAAGTTGGAGAAATGGAGAAAGCCATTTTACGACGTTCTGCGGAACTACGAGAACTCCTCTGTGGTTTTGCCAGCGTTCTATAACACAAGGAACACAGACGTGTCGTTCCGCGTGAAGTACATGCTGGATGACTTCGAGTCGGACCGCGGCGTGTTCTTCTTCCACCCTCAGTATCTACTGAACGTGCAGCGCTTCTGGGCCGTGCAGGGCGTCCGCGCCAAACGCCTCAGCAGCGGACTGATGCTGGTCACCGCAGCCATGGAGTTATGTGAACAAGTGCATCTCTATGGCTTCTGGGCATTTCCCATGAACCCCTCCGGAATCTTCATAACACACCATTACTATGACAACGTCAAGCCCCGCCCCGGATTCCACGCCATGCCACATGAGATCTTCAACTTCATGCACATGCACGCTCGCGGCATCGTGCACGTGCACACGGGCCCCTGCAGGTGA
- the LOC132130602 gene encoding alpha-2,8-sialyltransferase 8E-like isoform X3 → MGYSDPTANRDLLGNRSLCFIFICAFGLVTLLQQILYGKNYIKSGQHFSRLKGEEVGNWSGLISYPDDGGMKPARNGRKRVKTSELFERWRNLQVCKWEQNKEEADNFKTSLSRCCNAPSFLFTTKRNTPSGTKLRYEVDTSGILHISPEVFKMFPDDMPYSKSQFKKCAVIGNGGIIKNSKCGREIDAADFVFRCNIPPISDMYSEDVGSKTDLVTVNPSIITERFQKLEKWRKPFYDVLRNYENSSVVLPAFYNTRNTDVSFRVKYMLDDFESDRGVFFFHPQYLLNVQRFWAVQGVRAKRLSSGLMLVTAAMELCEQVHLYGFWAFPMNPSGIFITHHYYDNVKPRPGFHAMPHEIFNFMHMHARGIVHVHTGPCR, encoded by the exons ATGGGCTACTCAGATCCGACAGCTAATAGAGATCTGTTAGGAAACAGATccttgtgttttattttcatatgtgCTTTTGGACTGGTCACCTTATTGCAGCAAATCCTCTATGGCAAGAACTACATTAAAAG TGGGCAACATTTTTCCCGCCTCAAAGGAGAGGAGGTGGGCAACTGGAGCGGGCTCATTAGTTACCCCGATGATGGAGGGATGAAGCCGGCCAGAAATGGGAGGAAAAG GGTGAAGACTTCAGAGCTGTTTGAGCGATGGAGGAACCTGCAGGTGTGTAAGTGGGAGCAAAACAAGGAGGAGGCGGATAACTTCAA AACGTCTCTGTCACGTTGCTGCAATGCCCCCTCCTTCCTGTTTACCACAAAGAGAAACACTCCCTCGGGCACCAAACTGCGTTATGAGGTGGATACGAGTGGAATCTTGCACATCAGCCCGGAGGTCTTTAAAATGTTCCCTGAT GACATGCCCTATTCCAAATCCCAGTTTAAGAAATGTGCCGTCATCGGGAACGGGGGCATCATCAAAAACAGCAAATGTGGACGAGAGATTGATGCAGCTGACTTTGTCTTCCG ATGTAATATTCCTCCCATCTCAGATATGTACAGTGAAGATGTGGGATCTAAGACTGACCTTGTTACAGTAAATCCCAGCATTATAActgagag GTTTCAAAAGTTGGAGAAATGGAGAAAGCCATTTTACGACGTTCTGCGGAACTACGAGAACTCCTCTGTGGTTTTGCCAGCGTTCTATAACACAAGGAACACAGACGTGTCGTTCCGCGTGAAGTACATGCTGGATGACTTCGAGTCGGACCGCGGCGTGTTCTTCTTCCACCCTCAGTATCTACTGAACGTGCAGCGCTTCTGGGCCGTGCAGGGCGTCCGCGCCAAACGCCTCAGCAGCGGACTGATGCTGGTCACCGCAGCCATGGAGTTATGTGAACAAGTGCATCTCTATGGCTTCTGGGCATTTCCCATGAACCCCTCCGGAATCTTCATAACACACCATTACTATGACAACGTCAAGCCCCGCCCCGGATTCCACGCCATGCCACATGAGATCTTCAACTTCATGCACATGCACGCTCGCGGCATCGTGCACGTGCACACGGGCCCCTGCAGGTGA
- the LOC132130602 gene encoding alpha-2,8-sialyltransferase 8E-like isoform X4, with the protein MGYSDPTANRDLLGNRSLCFIFICAFGLVTLLQQILYGKNYIKRYLERPDGSLEFNSTSCKELRQEITDVKVLTMVKTSELFERWRNLQVCKWEQNKEEADNFKTSLSRCCNAPSFLFTTKRNTPSGTKLRYEVDTSGILHISPEVFKMFPDDMPYSKSQFKKCAVIGNGGIIKNSKCGREIDAADFVFRCNIPPISDMYSEDVGSKTDLVTVNPSIITERFQKLEKWRKPFYDVLRNYENSSVVLPAFYNTRNTDVSFRVKYMLDDFESDRGVFFFHPQYLLNVQRFWAVQGVRAKRLSSGLMLVTAAMELCEQVHLYGFWAFPMNPSGIFITHHYYDNVKPRPGFHAMPHEIFNFMHMHARGIVHVHTGPCR; encoded by the exons ATGGGCTACTCAGATCCGACAGCTAATAGAGATCTGTTAGGAAACAGATccttgtgttttattttcatatgtgCTTTTGGACTGGTCACCTTATTGCAGCAAATCCTCTATGGCAAGAACTACATTAAAAG GTATCTGGAACGCCCCGATGGCTCTCTGGAGTTCAACTCCACTTCCTGCAAGGAACTACGGCAGGAAATCACAGATGTGAAAGTACTGACCAT GGTGAAGACTTCAGAGCTGTTTGAGCGATGGAGGAACCTGCAGGTGTGTAAGTGGGAGCAAAACAAGGAGGAGGCGGATAACTTCAA AACGTCTCTGTCACGTTGCTGCAATGCCCCCTCCTTCCTGTTTACCACAAAGAGAAACACTCCCTCGGGCACCAAACTGCGTTATGAGGTGGATACGAGTGGAATCTTGCACATCAGCCCGGAGGTCTTTAAAATGTTCCCTGAT GACATGCCCTATTCCAAATCCCAGTTTAAGAAATGTGCCGTCATCGGGAACGGGGGCATCATCAAAAACAGCAAATGTGGACGAGAGATTGATGCAGCTGACTTTGTCTTCCG ATGTAATATTCCTCCCATCTCAGATATGTACAGTGAAGATGTGGGATCTAAGACTGACCTTGTTACAGTAAATCCCAGCATTATAActgagag GTTTCAAAAGTTGGAGAAATGGAGAAAGCCATTTTACGACGTTCTGCGGAACTACGAGAACTCCTCTGTGGTTTTGCCAGCGTTCTATAACACAAGGAACACAGACGTGTCGTTCCGCGTGAAGTACATGCTGGATGACTTCGAGTCGGACCGCGGCGTGTTCTTCTTCCACCCTCAGTATCTACTGAACGTGCAGCGCTTCTGGGCCGTGCAGGGCGTCCGCGCCAAACGCCTCAGCAGCGGACTGATGCTGGTCACCGCAGCCATGGAGTTATGTGAACAAGTGCATCTCTATGGCTTCTGGGCATTTCCCATGAACCCCTCCGGAATCTTCATAACACACCATTACTATGACAACGTCAAGCCCCGCCCCGGATTCCACGCCATGCCACATGAGATCTTCAACTTCATGCACATGCACGCTCGCGGCATCGTGCACGTGCACACGGGCCCCTGCAGGTGA